Part of the Pedobacter roseus genome is shown below.
CGCACGATTACATCGAACTCCAAAAACCAATAAAAACAAGGTTCATTAAATTGGTGAATATTCACATGCCTACCGGAAAATTCGCCATTAGTGGTCTACGCGTATTCGGGAACGGAAATGGAGAAAAACCAACAAAAGTGAAAAACCTGATCGTATTAAGGACAGAAAAAGATAAACGCAGCGCCTACATCAAATGGGAACCTGTTGATAATGCTTTTGCGTATAATCTTTATTACGGTACAGCACCCGACAAGCTGTATAACTGCATCATGATCCACGATTTTAATGAATATTGGTTTAAAGCAATGGACAGTCAAAAGGCCTATTATTTTTCTATCGAGGCGATAAATGAGAACGGCGTATCGGTAAAAACCGAAGTGAAGAAGGTAGATTAATATAAGCGCTCATGCTCATTTGTAATGAGTGTGAAAATAACCAATCGTTTTTAACGATTACCACAAAACTGATTAATAAAGAATAAAACACATATATAATGAAGAGAGCGAATATCCTGGTTGTTTTTTTAACACTGCTTGTACTGAACGGATCAGCACAAACCAAAAAACCTCTTTCGACAGAAGAGGCAAAGATGAATACTTTCATCAGCAACCTGATGGCGAAAATGACCGTTGACGAAAAAATTGGTCAGCTGAACCTGCCAAGTTCTGGTGATATTACCACCGGACAGGCCAATAGCAGCGACATTTCTAAAAAAATAAAAGAAGGACAGGTTGGTGGTTTATTCAACATCAAAGGTGTAGATAAGATTAAAGCCGTTCAAAAAATCGCGGTAGAAAACAGCCGTATGAAAATTCCTTTACTTTTCGGAATGGACGTGATCCACGGTTACAATACGGTATTCCCGATTCCTTTGGGCGTAAGCTGTATCTGGGATATGGCAACCGTACAAAAATCAGCGAGGATTGCGGCAATTGAAGCAAGTGCCAGTGGCATCAACTGGACCTTCTCTCCTATGGTAGATATTTCAAGAGATCCACGTTGGGGCCGCATTTCCGAAGGAAGTGGTGAAGATGCTTATTTAGGCTCGCAGATTGCAGCCGCTATGGTAAGAGGGTATCAAGGTAAACTTCAGGCCAATAACGAAATTTTAGCCTGTGTAAAACACTATGCCTTATATGGCGCAGCAGAAGCCGGTAGAGATTACAATACCACCGATATGAGTAAAGTGCGTATGTACAACGAATATTTCCCACCTTACAAAGCAGCTGTTGATGCCGGAGCGGCCAGCATAATGGCTTCTTTTAACGAAGTTGATGGCATTCCTGCAACCGGAAGCAAATGGTTAATGACTGATGTTTTACGTAATCAATGGGGCTTTAAAGGTTTTGTAGTAACCGATTACACGGGTATCCCTGAAATGATTGCACATGGCATGGGCGATTTACAAACTGTTTCTGCATTGGCACTAAATGCAGGAGTTGATATGGATATGGTTGGTGAAGGCTTTTTAGGAACCTTAAAAAAATCTTTAGCTGAGAAAAAAGTAGGTATCGCGCAAATAGACAGGGCTTGTAGATTAGTACTTCAGGCCAAATACAAACTGGGCTTATTTACCGATCCTTATAAATTCTGCAACGCTGAAAGAGCACAAAAAGAGGTTTTCAGTCCGGCTAACCGCCAGGTGGCACGCGAAGTTGCAGGCGAAAGCTTTGTATTGTTAAAAAACAACAACAATTTACTTCCGCTTAAAAAATCAGGAACTATTGGTTTAATCGGTCCATTGGCCGATAATACCGCGAATATGTACGGTACCTGGAGTGTTGCAGCTCTTTTCGATCAATCGGTAACCGTGCTTCAAGGTTTAAAAAATGCTTTAGGTAACAATGCCAAAGTATTAACGGCCCGTGGTGCCAACTTCCTGGCCGATTCTACCATGGAACACCGTTATGTAAACATCCACAACCCTACTTATAAACGCGATCCACGTACAGAAGCTGAAATGATCAAAGAAGCTTTAGAAGTAGCGAAAAAATCGGATGTAATTGTGGCTACTATTGGCGAAGGGTCTGAATTTACCGGCGAAAGCAGTAGTGTAACCGATATCCAGATTCCTGAAACACAGAAAAACTTATTAAAGGCATTGGCTAAAACAGGTAAACCAGTTGTATTGGTATTATTTACAGGCCGTCCGCTGGCATTAAACTGGGAGCAGGAAAATATCCCGGCCATTTTAAATGTTTGGTTCCCGGGCAGCGAAGCAGGAAGTGCAATTGCCGATGTACTTTTTGGCGATGTTAACCCGTCAGGTAAATTGAGTACCACTTTTCCTCAAAATGTTGGTCAGGTACCATTATATTATGCACATAAAAATACCGGTCGCCCATTGGCAGAAGGTAAATGGTTCGAAAAATTCCGTTCCAATTATCTAGATGTAAGCAACGATCCGCTATACCCATTTGGATTCGGCTTAAGTTATACCACTTTTAACTATGGTGATATTAAATTAAGTTCAAATACCTTAACCAAAGGAAAATCGATCACCGCATCGGTTACTTTAAACAATACAGGTAAGTACGATGGTAAAGAGGTGGTTCAGTTATACATCCAGGATCTTGTAGGTAGTATTACCCGTCCGGTTAAAGAATTAAAAGGTTTCCAAAAGGTGAATTTAAAGGCCGGAGAAAGTAAAACAATCACTTTTAACATTTCGGAGAACGACCTTAAATTTTACAATTCTGATCTAAAATTCGTGGCAGAACCAGGTGATTTTAAAGTATTTATTGGTACCAACTCACGTGATGTAAAAGAAGCATCTTTTACACTGAAATAAAGACAATTAGGTTTGGTTATAAACCCTGTGCTATTGTAAAGTAGCCAGGGTTTTCTATTTTTGTTAGATGAAAAAGATTTTATTTACAATCTGCACTCTTTTTTCGGTACTCTTTTTAAACGCTCAGGATTTTAAAAAATACGACAGGGGAAGCTATATCAAAGGAAAGGATTCTATCTACTACAGGATACTTTTCCCGGAGAATTTTAATCCCGACCAAAAATATCCGATCGTTTTCTTTTTACATGGAAGTGGAGAAAGAGGTAACGATAATGCCAGTCAACTGGTGCATGGCGGGAAATTATTTCTAAAGAGTGATGTACGCAAAAATTTCCCTGCAATTGTGGTTTTCCCTCAATGTCCGCAGAATGATTTTTGGGCCAATGCCAATTTTGAGAAAGATGCCAAAGGCAAAAGAAGAATCAGTTTTGTAGAAGGTGGCAAACCGACCAAAGTGATGCATGCACTGCAAGGAATGGTTAAAAACTTTCTTAAAAAACCTTATGTAGATAAAAAACAGGTTTATATTGGCGGCTTATCAATGGGTGCAATGGGTACTTACGAACTGTTAAGAAGAGAACGTCGTAAATTTGCCGCTGCTATCGCCATCTGCGGTGGAGACAACACTAACAATATTAAAAAATACCAGAAAATTCCGCTATGGATCTTTCACGGTGCAAAGGATGACATTGTTGATCCGGCATTCTCAATTGCAATTGCTGAACGTTTAAAAACGGTTGGTGATGAAGTAAAGTTTACCCTTTATCCAAATGCAAACCACAACAGCTGGGACAGTGCATTTGCAGAGCCAGAATTATTGAGTTGGTTGTTTTCGCATAAGAGGCAATAGATTGGTAGAATAGCTCAGCGGTGAAATTACCTAAGTATCACAACTCCATGTTAAATAAACCTGATAAAGCGTAAAGCCCGGATCCCGATTCTTCATCGGGAGAGGACTTGAAGCGATAGCAGGACTGCTGTAACCGAAAAGCGTCACACCATTGTTTTCCAAAATAATATTGACCACCTAAGCCACCTCAGGGTATCTAAGTGATACGATTAAGTTGTATTATCTTTAGATTAAATAGAATAGTCCGTCATACTGAACTTGTTTCAGTATCTATCCGGAAAGACCCTGAAATAAATTCAGGGTGACGATCGGATGTAAAAAAAAGGTCCCGATGTTAGCACCGGGACCTTTTCTATAAATATCTGCTTACTCTTATTCAGCCATATTGTGATAAACGGCCTGCACATCATCATCTTCTTCCAGCTTATCAATCAGTTTAAGTACATCTGCAGCTTGCTCTTCTGTAACCTCGTGATGAGATAAAGCAATTCGCTCCAATTTCGAGCTTTTTAATTCAATGCCTTTTTCTTCCAAGGCTTTTTGCAATGAACCAAAGTTTTCGAAAGCACCTTGTGCAACGGCAATATCGTTTCCTTCTTCATCAGCCTCTACGTAAAGTTCCTCTAAACCAGCATCAATCAGTTCGAACTCTAATTCTTCCAGATCTAAACCTTCAGCAGGTACAAAACGGAAAATAGATTTGCGGTTAAAAACGAAGTCCAAAGAACCTGTTTTACCTAAAGAACCATCAGTTTTGTTAAAATAGCTACGAACATTGGCAACGGTACGGTTGGTATTATCAGTAGCGGTTTCAATTAAAACTGCAACACCATGAGGCGCATAACCTTCGTATACAATCTCCTCGTAATTGGCCATCGATTTATCAGAAGCACGTTTAATAGCCGCCTCTACCCTATCTTTTGGCATGTTTACCGCCTTCGCATTCTGCATCGCCGTACGTAAACGCGAGTTGGTTTCCGGATGAGGTCCGGATTCCTTTACTGCCATTACGATATCTTTACCGATACGCGTAAACTGAACCGCCATTTTGGCCCAACGCTTAAATTTTCTCTCTTTTCTAAATTCGAATGCTCTTCCCATTTTTGTTAGTATTGAGATATTAGTTATGAGATATGAGACCTTAGGCCTTCAACCTTCCAACCCTCTACCTTTATTATTTCTTTAAATTATTTAACATATCAATTGTCAGTTTCGATAAATCGAACTCTGGTTTCCATCCCCAATCTTTTGCAGCATAACTGTCGTCGATAGAACGTGGCCAGCTGTTTGCGATCTGCTGACGGGGATCATTAGCCGCGTAAGATAAGGTAAAATCCGGAATATGTTTTCTGATTTCCGCTGCCAATATCTCAGGCGTAAAACTTACCCCTCCAAAATTGTAACTGCTACGTACCGAAATCTGATCAGCCGGTGCATCCATTAATTCGATGGTTCCGCGGATCGCATCATCCATATACATCATTGGCAATTCCGTTTCTGCATTTAAGAAGCTTTGGTAGCTTCCTTTTTTTAAGGCATCGTGAAAAATGTGGATCGCATAATCGGTTGTACCACCACCTGGGGCAGCTTTCCAGCTGATTAATCCCGGATAACGGATACTGCGTACATCCAATCCGTATTTTTGGTTGTAATACTCGCACCAACGTTCTCCGGCCAATTTACTGATTCCGTAAACGGTATTCGGATCCATTACACAATATTGTGAAGTATTATCTTTTGGCGAATTCGGACCAAATACGGCAATAGAGCTTGGCCAATATACTTTTGCTGTTTTATATTCTAATGCTAAATCTAAAACATTCAGCAAACCATTCATATTTAAATCCCATGCTAATTTAGGATTTTGCTCTCCTGTAGCCGATAATAAAGCTGCTAAAAGGTATACCTGTGTTGGTTTGTACTTATGAAAAATGCCATTGATCATTTCTTTATCCAGCACATTCACAAATTCAAACGGTGCAGAGTTTTTGATGTCGTAATCCGGCCTGCGTATATCGCATGCAACTACGTGATCATCACCATATATTTTACGTAACATGGTTACCAACTCGGTACCAATTTGCCCGTTAGAGCCTAAAACAACAATTTTTTCTTGCATAATTTTTTTGAGATTGAGCAAAGGTAAAAAAATGAGATAAAATGAAGAATGGTTAATCGGTTAATTGTATAAATTGGTTAATTGAGAATTACTAATTGTTAATTAATAGTTGAATGGCTGAATTGTTAACTGGATTGGGTTAGTCGGTTAATTGTTTAAACTGGTTAATTGTGAATTGCAGACTGTCAACCGAAATTGGGTTAATTGGTTATTCGTATAAACTGGTTAATTGATTATTCAACTTTCCAATCAAAACATTCCAACTTTCTAACTTTCTAACTTTCCAACTTTAAATCATTCTAACCTTCCAACTTTAAAACATTCCAACTTTCTAACCTTACAACATTAAAACATTCCGACTTTCCAACCTTAAAACATTTCAACTTTAAAACTTTAATTTTATACATTTACTATACATACCGAATAACCAAATAAATAGATGACTCCTTTTGAGCCTGACAGATCTGAAGATTTACTTAACCGCCTAAAACAGGACGATAAGCAGGCTTACGAAAAAATATATTTTACTTTTAGCAAGGAGCTGCTTTATGCGGCCTACAAAAAAACAGGCGATCGGGTAATTGCGGAAGAACTGGTACAGAATATTTTTATCTCCCTTTGGGAAAAACGGCAGGATTTGCAGATTAATAACCTGCAGGCCTATTTATTCGGTGCCCTAAAATTAAGTGTGATCAACCACATCCGCAGTTTGGTAATGGAAAACAAATACATGGAATACCAAATGCTCACCTATTCCGAAAATCACCAGGATACCGCCAACCTGGTCGATCTGCATGATTTATCGTCGATTATAGAAGAAGGAATCAATTCCCTACCCGAAAAAACACAGGAAGTTTTCAGACTGAGTCGCTACCAACATCAATCTACCAAAGATATTGCCACTGGCTTAAACATTACCGAAAAAGCGGTAGAGTACCACATTACCCGCTCAATTAAAAGAATAAAAGAATACATTAAAAACTTTTACATCTTTTTATAGCTGAATATCAGTTAATTACAAATTATTTCCATTTTTTTCATGCCTTCCTTTAGGGGTTCACCCTTATTATGTTACTGGTATATATAAAGCCAAATATTCTTTCTTATGAATCAGAAATCATTCTACGATTTACTCAGCCGTTACGAAAGCGGAAATTGTACCGAAGCCGAAAAGCTTTGGGTTGATAAATGGTATCATAATTTAAACAGCAAGAATTTTAAAGACTTATCCTCAACTGCGTTAGAAGAAATGCAGACGAATGCCTGGCACAACATCAATAATATTGAACGCAAACCAACACCTGTCCTAAAAGTTAAAAGGCTTTGGCCAAAATTTGCCATTGCGGCTTCCATTATGGTTGCTTTTTTTATTGCAGGATTATATCTGGTGAATTATAACCACGCCGAGCAATCTTTTTTAGACGAAAATGCCGGTTTAAACCTGATCAGCAAAACCAACGAGAGTGATAGCACCATGGTAATTGCGCTAAGCGACGCAAGTACCGTAACCCTTAAACCACAGGCAAACATTATTTACCCAAAAGTTTTTGCAGCCAATAAAAGAACCGTGTATTTAAAAGGAAGTGCTTTCTTTTCGGTGAGTAAAAATCCTCAGAAACCTTTTTACGTTTACAACCAAAAATTGGTGGTACGGGTGTTGGGCACCAGTTTTTGGGTGAAATCGGCTACTGATAACATGCCTGCCCAGGTTGCCGTAAGAACGGGAAAAGTTCACGTAGAAGAAAATCAGAAAAGTTCGCTATTTGCTTTCTCTAAAGAAAAACTGGCGCAACCGATTTTGCTTACGCCCAATCAAAAAGGTGTTTTTTCTGAACATCATTTAAATAAAACATTGGTAAGCAAACCTATTCCTTTGGCCGAAGCTTACAACATACCAACCAGTTTGAGCTATAACTTTAAAGAGGAAAGCATCAGGGAAATTTTT
Proteins encoded:
- a CDS encoding YebC/PmpR family DNA-binding transcriptional regulator, with the translated sequence MGRAFEFRKERKFKRWAKMAVQFTRIGKDIVMAVKESGPHPETNSRLRTAMQNAKAVNMPKDRVEAAIKRASDKSMANYEEIVYEGYAPHGVAVLIETATDNTNRTVANVRSYFNKTDGSLGKTGSLDFVFNRKSIFRFVPAEGLDLEELEFELIDAGLEELYVEADEEGNDIAVAQGAFENFGSLQKALEEKGIELKSSKLERIALSHHEVTEEQAADVLKLIDKLEEDDDVQAVYHNMAE
- a CDS encoding sigma-70 family RNA polymerase sigma factor produces the protein MTPFEPDRSEDLLNRLKQDDKQAYEKIYFTFSKELLYAAYKKTGDRVIAEELVQNIFISLWEKRQDLQINNLQAYLFGALKLSVINHIRSLVMENKYMEYQMLTYSENHQDTANLVDLHDLSSIIEEGINSLPEKTQEVFRLSRYQHQSTKDIATGLNITEKAVEYHITRSIKRIKEYIKNFYIFL
- the bglX gene encoding beta-glucosidase BglX; amino-acid sequence: MKRANILVVFLTLLVLNGSAQTKKPLSTEEAKMNTFISNLMAKMTVDEKIGQLNLPSSGDITTGQANSSDISKKIKEGQVGGLFNIKGVDKIKAVQKIAVENSRMKIPLLFGMDVIHGYNTVFPIPLGVSCIWDMATVQKSARIAAIEASASGINWTFSPMVDISRDPRWGRISEGSGEDAYLGSQIAAAMVRGYQGKLQANNEILACVKHYALYGAAEAGRDYNTTDMSKVRMYNEYFPPYKAAVDAGAASIMASFNEVDGIPATGSKWLMTDVLRNQWGFKGFVVTDYTGIPEMIAHGMGDLQTVSALALNAGVDMDMVGEGFLGTLKKSLAEKKVGIAQIDRACRLVLQAKYKLGLFTDPYKFCNAERAQKEVFSPANRQVAREVAGESFVLLKNNNNLLPLKKSGTIGLIGPLADNTANMYGTWSVAALFDQSVTVLQGLKNALGNNAKVLTARGANFLADSTMEHRYVNIHNPTYKRDPRTEAEMIKEALEVAKKSDVIVATIGEGSEFTGESSSVTDIQIPETQKNLLKALAKTGKPVVLVLFTGRPLALNWEQENIPAILNVWFPGSEAGSAIADVLFGDVNPSGKLSTTFPQNVGQVPLYYAHKNTGRPLAEGKWFEKFRSNYLDVSNDPLYPFGFGLSYTTFNYGDIKLSSNTLTKGKSITASVTLNNTGKYDGKEVVQLYIQDLVGSITRPVKELKGFQKVNLKAGESKTITFNISENDLKFYNSDLKFVAEPGDFKVFIGTNSRDVKEASFTLK
- a CDS encoding carboxylesterase family protein, producing the protein MKKILFTICTLFSVLFLNAQDFKKYDRGSYIKGKDSIYYRILFPENFNPDQKYPIVFFLHGSGERGNDNASQLVHGGKLFLKSDVRKNFPAIVVFPQCPQNDFWANANFEKDAKGKRRISFVEGGKPTKVMHALQGMVKNFLKKPYVDKKQVYIGGLSMGAMGTYELLRRERRKFAAAIAICGGDNTNNIKKYQKIPLWIFHGAKDDIVDPAFSIAIAERLKTVGDEVKFTLYPNANHNSWDSAFAEPELLSWLFSHKRQ
- a CDS encoding NAD-dependent epimerase/dehydratase family protein is translated as MQEKIVVLGSNGQIGTELVTMLRKIYGDDHVVACDIRRPDYDIKNSAPFEFVNVLDKEMINGIFHKYKPTQVYLLAALLSATGEQNPKLAWDLNMNGLLNVLDLALEYKTAKVYWPSSIAVFGPNSPKDNTSQYCVMDPNTVYGISKLAGERWCEYYNQKYGLDVRSIRYPGLISWKAAPGGGTTDYAIHIFHDALKKGSYQSFLNAETELPMMYMDDAIRGTIELMDAPADQISVRSSYNFGGVSFTPEILAAEIRKHIPDFTLSYAANDPRQQIANSWPRSIDDSYAAKDWGWKPEFDLSKLTIDMLNNLKK
- a CDS encoding FecR family protein, translating into MNQKSFYDLLSRYESGNCTEAEKLWVDKWYHNLNSKNFKDLSSTALEEMQTNAWHNINNIERKPTPVLKVKRLWPKFAIAASIMVAFFIAGLYLVNYNHAEQSFLDENAGLNLISKTNESDSTMVIALSDASTVTLKPQANIIYPKVFAANKRTVYLKGSAFFSVSKNPQKPFYVYNQKLVVRVLGTSFWVKSATDNMPAQVAVRTGKVHVEENQKSSLFAFSKEKLAQPILLTPNQKGVFSEHHLNKTLVSKPIPLAEAYNIPTSLSYNFKEESIREIFKTLSEAYGIEIKSDNGQISTYTFTGDLSKKGLYEQLDLICGTISSKYYIQGTSIVVSKN